The window CAATGCAACGGCTTCCGTGACATAATAATCATGACAAATAAAAGAGGTTGGTTTTCCCAATTCAGTTGATACAATTTCCAGCAGCTGCTGGGGGTTCTCTCCTTCAcagaatacatttgtattgtctgagaaaaataaaatatttcaatatattgGAAACTTTACGTGTCCCTtatgtacaataaaaataattttggtccTAAAAGTGACCCTTGCGGCACACCACAGGTGATATCTGAAAGTGAAGACCTCTATTACTCCATCTGCACAAACTGTTGTCTCTTCTCCATATAGCTTTTTAACCAATGCAACCCTACCCCTCTAATCGCATATCGTTCCAGTTTCTTCCCTGGTCATCAAGCTGTCCAATTACTTTTGTCAATTAGTGTGGCAATGCGTGGATGTGGACCATACACAAGCTTTTCTTCTTTAAACTATTCTGTAGTGTTTGGTGCTGTTGCAATTCAGAAGGGTTCGCTCACAGACACGTTTGGGGAAATAGGCAGCTCACAAAAAGCTCGGGCACCATCTTTGTTGCACATCTTCCAGATCCCCACTTCTTGCACCAAGATGGTCCGAGTAAATAGTCCATTTGAAATTCCTACTAAGTTAGGGGAAGTGTCTCAAATGTCTCCCAGAGGCCCCAACAAGGGGTCAGTGCCGAGCGACCAACTCGGGGCAAGAAGCGGGGAAGGTGTTCGTCAAGAGGTCGAGAAGGTTTTGTTGGATGACCGGAAGGAGTACATCTTGGGGCAAGAATTGGGGATGTGGGCGATATGCACAGAATTTCACAGTGTTAGAAGTTGGGAAACTGTACAAGAAGTGTGTACCATGTTGGTGCAAGATGTGGGAATCTAAGGTATGTGTGGACCATCTtaatacaaaaagtgtatgtACCATCTTGGTTCAAAAAGCGGGGATGTGGAAGGTGTGCGTGAACAATTATGTTGCAGGAAGTATTGATGCCGCAGGTGCATGGGGACCATCGTGGTTTGAGAACCGGGGAAGCGGAAGGTTAGCACGCACCATATTGGTGCGAGAAGTGGGGATCCTGAAGGTGCGTGAAGGTGCAGGAATTTCAAATGGATTCTTTCCTGAGAGCGTCTCGGTGTAAGAAGTGGGGATTTGGAAGGTGTGCAACAAGAAAGTGCCCTGTTTCTTGTCGGACGACAGTTTTTACCACCTTGTACAAGTCTCGTTTCTCTGTTGTCACTCCAGCTGAGTAGTGAGGCGTGTTGAAGTCCACCAAACTGCTAAATGATGCAAATCCTAATTCTCTGCGAGCAGGAAATTGTCCTCCAAGGCTGCATCCTTGGAGTCCTCCATGGCCTTCTTCCTGTCTTGGAGCTCCCGCACAGAAAATCTCTTGACGGAGTGTCCTCGTCCCCCGTGGGACGCCGCCAGCTTGTAGATGCCCGCCAGAAGCTCTCTCACCTGGGGGTAAGTCAGGCCGTCGCGGGGGGCCGCGGCCAGGCTGAGCTCGTAGTAGCGGCTCCCGCAGCGTCGGACCAGCTGGCGGAGGGCGGCGTGGGCCCCCGCCACGTAGTCGTGGACCCTCTGTGGGCGCGCGGGGCCCGAGTCCATGCGGACGAACAGCAGCACGGCGCGCTCGGCCGCGTCCTTGCCGAACGCCTTCTGCAGGTGGGCCAGCATCTGGCTCTCGCCCCAGGTGAAGCGGCCCACCTGGAGGACCAGCAGGTAGACGTGAGGCCCCGGTAGTGCCAGAGCCAGGCAGTCCTTCACCTTCTCCGGATTCTCCACGCCGTCCTCGTCCCACAGCTCGGGGGTGTCCACCAGGACCAGCCTCCTGCCAGCCGCGCAGACCTCCCGCCGGGCGCACGCCAGGGTGGGCCGGGGAGTCTCGGCGTCAGACCCGGAGTCACGGTACCGGTTACCCGCTCGCGCCGAGATGAGGCCGAGGGCCGACGTCTTGCCGCTGCCCGACAGGCCCAGCAGCACCACGGACAGATTGTTGGCGTCGTCGTCTGCCAGACAAAATCAGGGTTGGTGGCGTTACTTCCTGTGGAACTCTACTACTTCCTGGGTGACTGACTGTATGACTTCCTTACTATCCCTGCATTTTTGTTAGTTCCTGtacgggcgttgtcggccgtgcgaccgcgggagtataaagggGCCTTTAGTGTTCAGCAAAAACAGGCCAAaggttttatttgtaaaaagtacatttaatattattgaaaGTCGCTGTAACAttgtgcacagtttgaacattaacactgtgcttaaatataggaaaataaaaataactactttAGGGATTCAAATAGACTATAATAAGATGCCTCTTATGGTCACTGAACacatgtacaaatgtgataaacagttcatactgtacatacaatgtACATGTACATAGAAACTATACATCGAAGGTAAATAAAAATGGtgtagtttaaaaacaaacagacaattTTTAGGGAACATAGACATCGAATCGGAAATAAAGGTCAATCTTACGTGATGACGGTTTTTTTATTCAGGAAAAACAATCTCATGAGAAAAACAgccattgcagatttttatattattttacttattttttttaggaaaaagtcataatcttatGAGAAGGAAGTcggttttttttgggagggggtgggggggcacaaTTAtattttccaagaaataatgtctttttatgacaaaaacaatcatgGCGCGAgctaaaagttttgtttttttaggttggaaatattttgggggggtaagtgaaataattttttaaaaaaaaaacgtagtcCCAAAGGTTCTACTTTCACGTAGAACTCGAGAGAACCTAGCCTAGCACGACTGGTACTTGTCCCACACTTCACTGGGTTAGCGCAAGGGTATTATTAAATATCTTCTCGCAGTACTGTAgagcaaaataattattttggggGGTCTTACCGTGGACATGTGGTTTGATGTGGAGGTGGCTGATGACGGCCTCCTCCAGGCTCTCCTTCTTGATTTCGTAGCGCTTCCTCTCAGCCGCCTCTTTTCGCCTCTCCTCGACGTGCTTGGCCCTCAGCTCCTCGGCCTCCTTGGCTCGCCTCTCCTCGCTCTGCGCCGCCATCCGCCCGAAGGCCTCCAGTCTCTCCTCGGCCTCGCGCACCTTCTGCCTCAGAATACTCATGGCCGTGTCCTCCGTGCTCTTGCGCTTGGCCTCGTCCGGCGCGGCCCGGCCGTAGCCGCCGCTCTCGGCCAGCGTGTAGTCCACCATGCTGACCAGGGCGTTCATTTTATCCCTGGCCGCCGACGCGGTCAGGCGGCAGTAGCGTCCGTCGCACGCGTCGATCAGCTCCAGCAGTGCGTCGTCCAGCGTGTCCGCCGTCTTACCGTCTTCCAGAGAGACCACCAGCAAGTACTTGAAGGCTTCGGCTCCAAAGTGAACCTGCAGAAGCTCCACCAGGCGCATTTGCCTGCTCGTGTAATTTCCACCCTGGATCAACAGCAGGAAGGCGCTTATCGCGTCTTCGCCAGCTTCGAAGCATCCGTTCACGGCCCGGCTGACTTCCTCCTCCGTGGCGTCTCCCGGGATGTCTGCACGGCTCAGGCAGACCAAGCGTTTCTCCGGAACCAAGTCAAAGTAGACTTGCTGGGATCCCCGAGAGGTTAACTCTTTGTCCACCACCGCGCTCTCCTTCAGCAGGGACACAAGGGAGGACCATTGATCGTCGGTGGATAGGACCACCATGGCCTGCTTGATGTCAACATCACCGTCTGCAAGAAGGCCCAAAAAACgtccacaaaaaacaacaacaaacccaaCTCAGCACATTCTGCTTGTAGGTAACAAAAGGACACTTACTGTTGGACATGACTCTTGCAGTTGCAGCTTCCAGATGCTTGCCGTCTGTCCGAAACAACCCGAGCGAGTGAACAGGATCCGCAGGTTCTGCAACAAGGTGCAGAACGGCCTTCCTCACGACAACatgattttttgtgtgtgtagccaTCAAGGAAGTGCATTCCTGCATAAAGAGTGGACCGCAACAGATATGGATCAAATGTACCTTTCGCCTGCTTCCTACAAGCACAAACATCCACAGTGCAGTTGGCTCAGTTCCTTTTATTTGATGTAACAATCGTAATAACAATAGACACTCGTGTACAGCATACCGCATCATGCTTGGAGgcgattctattttttttcatgtcactgATTAAGGTGATCGCAAATCTTCGCTTTTGCCTTGGAGCAGTGTTGTAAAATTGACTGCAGTTCAGctccagtttgagaagcttggCGGCCGTCAAGACTGCTCCAACGCCGAGTACAATTGGCTTTCACTTGTACaccggtgccttgagatacgggttgaatttgttccgtggcCATGCTCTTATTTCa of the Phycodurus eques isolate BA_2022a chromosome 14, UOR_Pequ_1.1, whole genome shotgun sequence genome contains:
- the LOC133413084 gene encoding uncharacterized protein LOC133413084 isoform X2 — protein: MQECTSLMATHTKNHVVVRKAVLHLVAEPADPVHSLGLFRTDGKHLEAATARVMSNNGDVDIKQAMVVLSTDDQWSSLVSLLKESAVVDKELTSRGSQQVYFDLVPEKRLVCLSRADIPGDATEEEVSRAVNGCFEAGEDAISAFLLLIQGGNYTSRQMRLVELLQVHFGAEAFKYLLVVSLEDGKTADTLDDALLELIDACDGRYCRLTASAARDKMNALVSMVDYTLAESGGYGRAAPDEAKRKSTEDTAMSILRQKVREAEERLEAFGRMAAQSEERRAKEAEELRAKHVEERRKEAAERKRYEIKKESLEEAVISHLHIKPHVHDDDANNLSVVLLGLSGSGKTSALGLISARAGNRYRDSGSDAETPRPTLACARREVCAAGRRLVLVDTPELWDEDGVENPEKVKDCLALALPGPHVYLLVLQVGRFTWGESQMLAHLQKAFGKDAAERAVLLFVRMDSGPARPQRVHDYVAGAHAALRQLVRRCGSRYYELSLAAAPRDGLTYPQVRELLAGIYKLAASHGGRGHSVKRFSVRELQDRKKAMEDSKDAALEDNFLLAEN
- the LOC133413084 gene encoding uncharacterized protein LOC133413084 isoform X1, which translates into the protein MFVLVGSRRKVHLIHICCGPLFMQECTSLMATHTKNHVVVRKAVLHLVAEPADPVHSLGLFRTDGKHLEAATARVMSNNGDVDIKQAMVVLSTDDQWSSLVSLLKESAVVDKELTSRGSQQVYFDLVPEKRLVCLSRADIPGDATEEEVSRAVNGCFEAGEDAISAFLLLIQGGNYTSRQMRLVELLQVHFGAEAFKYLLVVSLEDGKTADTLDDALLELIDACDGRYCRLTASAARDKMNALVSMVDYTLAESGGYGRAAPDEAKRKSTEDTAMSILRQKVREAEERLEAFGRMAAQSEERRAKEAEELRAKHVEERRKEAAERKRYEIKKESLEEAVISHLHIKPHVHDDDANNLSVVLLGLSGSGKTSALGLISARAGNRYRDSGSDAETPRPTLACARREVCAAGRRLVLVDTPELWDEDGVENPEKVKDCLALALPGPHVYLLVLQVGRFTWGESQMLAHLQKAFGKDAAERAVLLFVRMDSGPARPQRVHDYVAGAHAALRQLVRRCGSRYYELSLAAAPRDGLTYPQVRELLAGIYKLAASHGGRGHSVKRFSVRELQDRKKAMEDSKDAALEDNFLLAEN